A portion of the Longimicrobiales bacterium genome contains these proteins:
- a CDS encoding UDP-N-acetylmuramoyl-tripeptide--D-alanyl-D-alanine ligase: MSAFAWTDETVRRALGLRVELAEEGVNFGGVSTDSRSVAAGDLYVALVGEHFDGHDFVADALSKGAGAAVVSRPAPGDPGGRLYPVDDTLEALGRLAAHRRQKLSAPVVAITGSSGKTSTKEMTAAALGSKLRVHATRANLNNRIGMPMTLLAVSDDAEVVVLELGTNEPGEIRALAQVARPDVAVITTVGESHLEKLGSLEGVLDEKLDLLRHLSDGGRCIVGDEPSVLAGRARALCPRVRVVGWSDRAAECDRPSNAVVDVFGGYAFEWRGHRVSAPMVGRHAASNALLALTISDLLGVPARDAVRGLASADTGSMRGEFQRIGDLTVIVDCYNANPQSVLASLDVLEEQGSATRRAAVLGSMLELGDATQGLHERVLVDALERDIDVLVLTGAFAAAAAGLGVSATGSKRIVVATEWADAYPELRSRLDGSEVVLLKASRGIALEGLLPLLQADYSPREA, from the coding sequence ATGAGCGCCTTCGCCTGGACCGACGAGACGGTGCGCCGTGCGCTGGGCCTGCGGGTCGAACTGGCCGAGGAAGGAGTTAACTTCGGCGGCGTTTCGACGGACTCCCGTTCGGTGGCTGCGGGCGACCTCTATGTCGCGCTCGTTGGTGAGCACTTCGATGGTCACGACTTCGTGGCCGATGCGCTCTCGAAGGGCGCGGGTGCCGCGGTTGTGTCCCGACCTGCTCCGGGCGACCCGGGTGGCCGATTGTATCCGGTCGACGACACACTCGAAGCCCTCGGAAGGCTCGCGGCCCACCGGCGTCAGAAGCTCTCGGCACCCGTTGTTGCCATCACAGGGTCATCCGGTAAGACCTCGACGAAAGAGATGACGGCCGCGGCCCTAGGATCGAAGTTGCGGGTGCACGCGACCCGCGCGAATCTGAACAACCGCATCGGCATGCCGATGACGTTGCTGGCTGTGTCGGACGATGCAGAAGTCGTGGTGCTCGAGCTCGGCACCAATGAGCCCGGAGAGATTCGGGCCCTCGCGCAGGTCGCTCGGCCCGACGTGGCGGTCATTACCACGGTCGGAGAGAGCCATCTGGAGAAGCTCGGTTCGCTCGAGGGCGTGCTGGACGAGAAGCTGGACCTGCTTCGCCACCTGTCGGATGGCGGCCGTTGTATCGTTGGCGATGAGCCATCGGTTCTGGCAGGGCGCGCACGGGCCCTCTGCCCGAGAGTGCGAGTCGTCGGCTGGAGCGATCGCGCCGCCGAGTGCGACCGACCCTCGAATGCGGTGGTCGATGTGTTTGGGGGTTACGCCTTCGAATGGCGCGGACATAGGGTCTCTGCCCCAATGGTGGGTCGGCATGCCGCCTCGAACGCGCTGCTGGCCCTGACGATTTCGGATCTACTGGGTGTCCCGGCTCGTGACGCAGTTCGTGGACTCGCGAGCGCCGACACCGGCTCGATGCGCGGTGAGTTCCAGCGTATCGGGGACCTCACCGTGATCGTCGACTGTTACAACGCCAACCCGCAAAGCGTGCTGGCATCGCTCGACGTGCTCGAGGAGCAGGGCTCGGCGACACGGCGTGCTGCGGTTCTCGGCTCCATGCTCGAGCTCGGCGATGCGACCCAGGGCCTACATGAGCGCGTGCTGGTTGACGCGCTCGAGCGAGATATCGACGTCCTCGTGCTCACGGGGGCTTTCGCGGCGGCTGCGGCGGGACTGGGTGTTTCGGCCACGGGTTCGAAGCGGATCGTGGTCGCGACCGAATGGGCCGACGCGTATCCGGAGCTTCGCTCCCGTCTAGATGGGTCGGAAGTCGTGCTGCTGAAGGCGTCTCGTGGAATCGCGCTGGAAGGGCTTCTTCCACTGCTCCAAGCAGACTATTCCCCGAGAGAGGCCTGA
- the mraY gene encoding phospho-N-acetylmuramoyl-pentapeptide-transferase translates to MLYHLLPSLSDSFGVLNVFMYISFRAAGAVVTSLVIAFAFGPGVIRRLQRANVGQVVREVGPETHLVKSGTPTMGGLIIIAATTISTLLWARLDNWYVILAVISLLWMGAIGFLDDYLKVVRGETRGLIARYKMIGQWTFGLGLGAFLVWNPISSHPTTWTSVPFFADAAAAFPVSIFILFTATVVSGSSNAVNLTDGLDGLAAGLTTISAMTLGLFAYIAGRVDMSAYLGFFYLEGAGELTIFALALAGGALGFLWFNTHPAEVFMGDTGSLALGGALGVMAILLKAEFLLVIVGGVFVLETLSVIVQKGWFKYTKRRFGEGRRVFRMAPIHHHFELLGWSESKVVIRFWIVGVLFAMVAISTLKIR, encoded by the coding sequence ATGCTCTATCACCTGCTTCCAAGTCTCTCCGACTCGTTCGGCGTCCTGAACGTGTTCATGTACATCTCGTTCCGCGCCGCCGGAGCTGTCGTCACCTCGCTGGTCATCGCGTTCGCGTTCGGTCCGGGCGTCATCCGCCGCCTTCAGCGTGCCAACGTAGGGCAGGTGGTGCGTGAGGTCGGTCCGGAGACGCACCTAGTGAAGTCAGGGACGCCGACGATGGGCGGGTTGATCATCATCGCGGCGACGACGATATCGACGCTACTCTGGGCCCGCCTCGACAACTGGTACGTCATCCTGGCCGTCATCTCACTCTTGTGGATGGGCGCGATCGGCTTTCTCGATGACTACCTGAAGGTGGTGCGGGGCGAGACACGTGGTCTGATCGCCCGTTACAAAATGATCGGACAGTGGACTTTCGGGCTCGGGCTTGGTGCCTTCCTCGTCTGGAACCCTATCTCTTCGCATCCGACGACTTGGACTTCAGTCCCTTTCTTCGCAGACGCCGCCGCAGCCTTTCCTGTTTCGATCTTCATCCTCTTTACGGCGACGGTGGTCTCGGGCTCCTCCAACGCCGTGAACCTGACCGACGGTCTCGATGGACTGGCAGCGGGCCTGACCACGATTTCGGCCATGACCCTCGGTCTCTTCGCCTATATCGCGGGCCGAGTCGACATGTCCGCTTATCTCGGCTTCTTCTACCTAGAGGGCGCCGGTGAACTCACAATTTTCGCCCTAGCACTGGCCGGTGGAGCGCTCGGCTTTCTCTGGTTCAACACGCACCCGGCGGAAGTCTTCATGGGCGACACCGGGTCGCTGGCCCTCGGAGGAGCTCTCGGCGTCATGGCGATCCTGCTGAAAGCCGAGTTCCTGCTCGTGATCGTCGGTGGCGTGTTCGTTCTCGAAACGCTGTCGGTGATCGTGCAGAAAGGTTGGTTCAAATACACGAAACGTCGGTTCGGGGAGGGGCGCCGCGTCTTCAGGATGGCCCCGATTCACCACCACTTCGAGCTCCTCGGATGGTCCGAGTCTAAGGTCGTCATCCGCTTCTGGATCGTCGGTGTCCTGTTCGCGATGGTCGCGATTAGCACCCTGAAGATCCGGTGA
- the murD gene encoding UDP-N-acetylmuramoyl-L-alanine--D-glutamate ligase, translated as MDLSGKNIAVIGIGASGIAAARLAVEKGGDVYVSDSRTNDAVTAGGTDLGDAGITVELGGHDIERMVGADIVVTSPGISPDSPVLRSLAQRDVRWISEPEFAARFYSGSLIGITGTNGKTTTTLLVDHLLRASGIRSAAGGNVGGGLAPPASDLARASDQPDWIVLEMSSFQLAGVETFRPDIGLVTNLSPDHLDRYDGVDSYYADKARLFDNADPDSVWVLPAADRKVAQLAGKAPGARFHFGGGSESDAFVEGDMFTLRHQGELEELLPLSEFPLLGAHNVTNALGAALVARLAGAGPGGITAGLGSANALPHRLAPVADIDSVLWVNDSKATNVAATGSALASFDRPVVLLLGGKDKGEAFEALVEPISGRVKAVLAYGAVRERAFEELTNLGGVSLVIEPVEGALDRVVARASEIASPGDVVLLSPACSSFDMYESYEHRGRHFAELVGRLA; from the coding sequence ATGGACCTGTCAGGAAAGAACATTGCTGTCATTGGTATCGGGGCCAGCGGAATCGCCGCTGCCCGATTGGCCGTTGAGAAGGGAGGAGACGTCTATGTCTCGGATTCGCGCACGAATGATGCAGTTACAGCTGGTGGAACCGATCTCGGAGATGCCGGAATCACCGTCGAGCTGGGAGGACACGACATCGAACGGATGGTCGGCGCCGACATCGTCGTCACCAGTCCAGGAATCTCGCCGGACAGTCCAGTGCTTCGATCGCTCGCTCAGCGCGACGTGCGATGGATCTCCGAGCCTGAGTTCGCCGCACGGTTCTACTCAGGTTCACTGATCGGAATCACCGGGACCAATGGAAAGACAACCACCACGCTGCTGGTCGATCACCTCCTCCGAGCTTCGGGGATCCGAAGTGCGGCGGGCGGGAACGTCGGCGGAGGGCTGGCACCTCCGGCGTCGGATCTCGCCCGTGCGAGTGATCAGCCAGACTGGATCGTGCTCGAGATGAGCTCGTTTCAGCTGGCGGGTGTGGAGACGTTCCGTCCGGACATTGGCCTGGTCACGAACCTGTCACCGGATCATCTCGATCGGTACGACGGGGTCGACTCCTACTACGCCGACAAAGCGAGACTCTTCGACAACGCTGATCCCGACAGCGTGTGGGTCCTTCCTGCAGCCGACCGCAAGGTCGCCCAGCTCGCGGGGAAGGCACCCGGCGCCCGTTTCCATTTTGGAGGTGGCTCCGAAAGCGACGCTTTCGTGGAAGGAGACATGTTCACGCTGCGGCACCAGGGTGAGCTCGAAGAGCTCCTCCCGTTGTCTGAGTTCCCGCTCCTCGGAGCGCACAACGTGACCAACGCGCTCGGGGCGGCACTCGTTGCACGCCTGGCCGGAGCTGGACCGGGTGGCATTACCGCAGGCCTCGGGTCCGCAAATGCTCTGCCGCACCGTCTCGCGCCCGTCGCAGACATCGACTCGGTGCTCTGGGTGAATGACTCGAAGGCCACCAACGTAGCTGCAACCGGCAGCGCGCTCGCGAGTTTCGATCGCCCCGTGGTCCTGCTGCTCGGTGGGAAAGACAAAGGGGAGGCGTTTGAGGCTCTGGTGGAGCCCATTTCAGGCCGCGTGAAAGCGGTCCTGGCGTACGGCGCGGTTCGCGAGCGAGCCTTTGAGGAGCTGACGAACCTCGGTGGTGTCTCCCTCGTCATCGAACCCGTCGAAGGCGCCCTCGATCGGGTCGTTGCCCGAGCCAGTGAGATCGCTTCACCCGGAGACGTCGTGCTGCTCTCTCCCGCCTGCTCCAGTTTCGACATGTACGAGAGCTACGAGCATCGTGGCCGGCACTTTGCTGAACTCGTCGGGAGACTCGCATGA
- a CDS encoding putative peptidoglycan glycosyltransferase FtsW — MTARPVDLAPIGSVGLPVSGLGRGWEASTIMGLTLLILSVGLVTLYSASSVFAISQGEADTFYVFRQAQGALFGLCVLAVCAWVPYRFWLHAAWPLLGLSILLLLLCVLPWTYGIAPVRNGARRWLILGVSFQPSEIAKIAIVVWTAAIAVRKTDQFHSLRRGLLPFFAVWAIVIGLVALEPDMSTAMVITMLGILVVFAAGARFGHFVFLALLVSPVMYVMLQVDFRAKRMQSFLNPLADEAGSGYQVTQSLIAFGSGGITGVGFGEGRQKYGFLPESHNDFIFAMIGEEWGLLGVALLAVFYVTIVLVGFRIASRAPDLFGELLAVGFTSLIAVQAILHMAVGLALAPATGLALPLVSYGRSNLIITLMALGIIMSVARAAPGGKAAHV, encoded by the coding sequence ATGACCGCGCGCCCAGTCGACCTCGCACCCATCGGGTCGGTTGGACTGCCGGTATCGGGGTTGGGCCGCGGATGGGAGGCGTCGACGATCATGGGGCTGACCCTGCTGATTCTCTCGGTCGGTCTCGTCACGCTCTATAGCGCCTCTTCTGTCTTCGCGATCTCTCAGGGAGAGGCAGACACCTTTTACGTCTTTCGCCAGGCGCAGGGTGCGCTCTTCGGGCTTTGTGTCCTCGCGGTCTGTGCGTGGGTGCCGTACCGCTTTTGGCTGCATGCCGCGTGGCCGCTCCTCGGGTTGAGCATTCTGCTCCTGTTGCTGTGTGTCCTGCCTTGGACCTATGGCATTGCCCCTGTGCGCAACGGCGCCCGTCGCTGGCTGATCCTCGGTGTTTCGTTCCAGCCATCAGAAATCGCCAAGATCGCGATCGTCGTATGGACGGCTGCGATCGCGGTAAGGAAGACGGATCAATTCCATTCACTGCGACGAGGGTTGCTTCCGTTCTTCGCTGTATGGGCCATCGTAATCGGATTGGTCGCACTCGAGCCTGACATGTCTACCGCGATGGTTATCACCATGCTGGGCATCCTGGTTGTCTTTGCCGCCGGCGCTCGCTTCGGACACTTCGTGTTCCTCGCGCTGCTGGTGTCGCCTGTCATGTATGTGATGCTGCAGGTCGACTTCCGAGCCAAGCGAATGCAGAGCTTTCTGAATCCGCTGGCGGATGAGGCGGGGAGTGGCTATCAGGTCACGCAATCGCTCATTGCCTTTGGATCCGGCGGCATCACCGGTGTCGGCTTCGGGGAAGGGAGGCAGAAGTACGGATTCCTTCCGGAATCTCACAATGACTTCATCTTCGCGATGATCGGTGAGGAGTGGGGTCTGCTCGGGGTGGCGCTGCTCGCGGTTTTCTACGTCACGATCGTACTGGTGGGGTTCCGTATCGCGAGCCGTGCTCCGGACCTATTCGGAGAGCTTCTCGCGGTTGGGTTCACCAGCCTGATTGCGGTGCAGGCGATCTTGCACATGGCCGTCGGCCTCGCGCTGGCACCGGCGACTGGGCTGGCATTGCCGCTGGTCTCCTACGGTCGCTCGAACCTGATCATCACCCTGATGGCCCTGGGGATTATCATGTCTGTCGCGCGGGCGGCACCGGGGGGAAAGGCAGCGCATGTCTGA
- the murG gene encoding undecaprenyldiphospho-muramoylpentapeptide beta-N-acetylglucosaminyltransferase, whose amino-acid sequence MSEPGPVVVLSGGGTGGHLYPALAIADALRSARPDVRVVLVGARRGLEARVLPERGEEHVLLPLHGIDRKRPLSSWRAISGLAVGLVRVSRLFAQIRPEVVVVTGGYAGAAAGIAAGLMGIPLVLQEQNSYPGAVTRLLTRFAARVHLAYPEAIRLLPAAASRCVVSGNPVRDRSTMGRAAARRSLGLPEDVTLTFVTGGSQGSLALNRGVTSYVEGVSRGDVLRPELLHVLWATGRKHFDSVQAALDAIGTLEWVHPLPYIEDMPGALAASDFALCRSGAMTTAELLNEGLPAILVPLPTAAEDHQTCNARALEAAGAARVLPESEMTAERLGAELFTMVRSRTELAQMRTNALERARPDATRIIASDLVTMLSPDRRAT is encoded by the coding sequence ATGTCTGAGCCCGGCCCTGTCGTTGTGCTGTCCGGCGGAGGTACCGGCGGTCATCTCTACCCAGCGCTGGCCATCGCAGACGCACTCCGGTCTGCACGACCAGACGTTCGCGTCGTATTAGTGGGTGCTCGGCGCGGACTTGAAGCACGGGTGCTGCCCGAACGAGGCGAGGAGCATGTTCTTCTTCCCCTGCACGGCATCGACCGCAAGCGTCCACTCTCGAGCTGGCGAGCGATCTCGGGCCTTGCGGTCGGCCTTGTCCGCGTCTCGCGCCTTTTCGCTCAGATCCGGCCTGAGGTCGTCGTCGTAACCGGGGGATACGCGGGGGCCGCAGCTGGAATCGCAGCGGGACTCATGGGCATACCGCTCGTCTTGCAAGAACAGAATTCGTATCCGGGTGCAGTCACCCGCCTGCTGACCCGCTTCGCGGCGCGCGTCCACCTGGCCTATCCGGAGGCGATCCGCCTGCTCCCCGCCGCAGCATCCCGCTGTGTCGTCAGCGGAAATCCCGTCCGTGACCGGTCCACCATGGGTCGTGCAGCGGCGCGTCGATCCCTTGGCCTCCCGGAAGATGTGACGCTAACCTTCGTCACCGGCGGCAGTCAGGGATCACTGGCCTTGAATCGTGGGGTGACTTCGTACGTGGAAGGGGTATCTAGAGGAGACGTGCTACGGCCCGAGTTGCTGCACGTGCTCTGGGCGACGGGACGGAAACACTTCGATTCCGTTCAGGCCGCGCTCGATGCGATCGGAACGCTCGAATGGGTGCACCCGCTCCCCTACATCGAAGACATGCCAGGTGCTTTAGCCGCGTCGGATTTCGCACTGTGCCGGTCCGGCGCTATGACGACTGCGGAGCTGTTGAATGAAGGGCTTCCCGCGATCCTGGTGCCGCTCCCGACCGCTGCCGAGGACCACCAGACCTGCAACGCCCGGGCGCTTGAGGCTGCCGGGGCCGCTCGAGTGCTCCCCGAGTCCGAGATGACTGCTGAACGGCTCGGCGCAGAGCTGTTCACCATGGTTCGGAGCCGTACTGAGCTCGCGCAGATGCGAACGAACGCACTCGAACGCGCTCGGCCAGACGCAACGCGCATAATCGCCTCCGATCTTGTCACCATGCTCTCGCCCGATCGGAGAGCCACATGA
- the murC gene encoding UDP-N-acetylmuramate--L-alanine ligase has product MTGPLDLRSLSDERPVHFMGVGGAGMFPLAELLLRSGGRVSGCDMKASQALEDLEALGGLVSVGHDATHVERASALVVTAAVPGDHPEIQSARNAGTPVLKRAEALGAWVSQGTVVGIAGTHGKTTTAAMTTEILAAAGQNPTGLVGGRVAEWGGNLRYGSQDLFVVEADEYDRSFHTLSPDIAVVTNLEADHLDIYGDLDGVRRSFLEFLAGVRGGGRVVVCADDHGASALLPIIGPSGYTYGTAAGSMLRATDITVVDGETCCVVYEEGIRAGTLTLGMGGRHNLLNALAAAASARALDADWSDILTTLASFAGVGRRFEQIGEAAGVLVIDDYAHHPTEVGAALRAARSMYADRRIVAVFQPHLFSRTQEFAREFGESLAIADAVWVTDIFPAREAPIPGVTGQTIVDATVTAGAASVAYVPVLAEVASAVASDLAYGDVVLTLGAGSIESLGPQLLSALGEPTHA; this is encoded by the coding sequence ATGACCGGTCCGCTTGATCTCCGCTCGCTCAGCGATGAGCGTCCGGTGCACTTCATGGGCGTGGGTGGTGCAGGAATGTTTCCGCTGGCGGAGCTTCTGCTCCGTAGCGGGGGCCGCGTGAGTGGCTGTGACATGAAGGCGAGTCAGGCGCTCGAGGATTTGGAAGCACTGGGGGGGCTCGTTTCCGTCGGCCACGATGCAACTCACGTAGAACGGGCCTCCGCACTGGTGGTGACCGCCGCGGTTCCTGGTGATCATCCGGAGATTCAATCTGCGCGGAATGCGGGGACCCCCGTCCTGAAGCGAGCGGAGGCTTTGGGTGCATGGGTGTCTCAGGGGACGGTCGTGGGGATTGCAGGCACGCACGGAAAGACCACAACGGCGGCCATGACCACGGAAATTCTGGCTGCGGCTGGCCAGAACCCTACTGGACTGGTTGGCGGGCGCGTCGCGGAGTGGGGTGGAAACTTGCGCTACGGTTCGCAGGACCTGTTCGTGGTCGAGGCCGACGAATACGACCGCTCGTTCCACACGTTGTCGCCTGATATCGCTGTCGTGACGAACCTCGAGGCCGATCACCTCGACATATATGGTGACCTAGATGGCGTGCGGAGGAGCTTCCTTGAGTTCCTCGCCGGCGTGCGGGGTGGCGGACGGGTGGTCGTCTGCGCCGACGATCACGGAGCGTCCGCTCTGCTCCCGATCATTGGCCCATCTGGGTACACTTACGGTACGGCAGCCGGCTCAATGCTGCGCGCAACGGATATCACGGTTGTCGACGGGGAGACCTGCTGCGTGGTCTACGAAGAGGGAATCCGGGCAGGGACGTTGACGCTCGGCATGGGCGGCCGGCACAACCTGCTCAATGCTCTGGCCGCCGCGGCTTCCGCCCGTGCGCTCGACGCAGATTGGTCTGACATCCTCACGACTCTGGCAAGCTTCGCAGGTGTCGGGCGCCGTTTCGAGCAGATCGGAGAGGCCGCGGGAGTCCTGGTGATCGACGACTACGCTCATCACCCCACAGAAGTCGGGGCGGCACTCCGGGCTGCTCGCTCCATGTACGCCGATCGACGAATCGTCGCAGTATTCCAGCCCCACCTCTTTTCGCGGACTCAGGAGTTCGCCCGCGAGTTCGGTGAATCTCTCGCCATCGCGGATGCCGTTTGGGTGACGGACATCTTTCCGGCACGTGAGGCGCCGATTCCGGGCGTGACCGGCCAGACCATTGTCGACGCGACGGTGACGGCCGGTGCGGCCAGTGTCGCGTATGTCCCGGTGCTCGCCGAGGTAGCCTCGGCGGTGGCTTCGGATCTCGCCTACGGTGATGTCGTGCTGACGCTCGGGGCGGGCTCGATCGAGTCGCTGGGTCCGCAACTCCTCAGTGCATTGGGGGAGCCGACTCATGCGTAG
- a CDS encoding FtsQ-type POTRA domain-containing protein, producing the protein MRRELKILGLTLALSPVVICGPRALDAMAALETFRISASEIEVIGVQYITPGSVIEQMDLGQFASVWGDRETWAERLSTHPLILDADVRRRLPNGLRVTVVERRPVALAPTPTLEPVDAEGFRLPIDPTVHRMDLPIIMSELYPEAEAPVFPDEVRNLAVELEALTIADGKFVQNVSSIERAADGSLRVHLIKPSVEFLIPEGTPVVRLREAQAALRHAMSQNPGHVPAVIDLRFSGQVVVRRVR; encoded by the coding sequence ATGCGTAGAGAGCTCAAAATCCTGGGTCTGACTCTGGCCCTGAGTCCGGTGGTGATCTGTGGGCCAAGGGCGCTCGATGCCATGGCCGCATTGGAGACCTTTCGGATTTCTGCGTCTGAGATCGAGGTCATTGGGGTACAGTACATCACTCCGGGATCGGTGATTGAGCAGATGGATCTCGGTCAGTTTGCGTCTGTTTGGGGCGACCGCGAGACCTGGGCGGAGCGACTTTCCACCCACCCCCTGATCCTGGATGCAGATGTTCGTCGTCGCCTTCCGAACGGCCTGAGAGTGACTGTCGTCGAGCGGCGTCCTGTCGCTCTGGCGCCGACCCCCACGCTTGAACCAGTGGACGCCGAGGGCTTCCGGCTCCCGATCGATCCGACCGTCCACCGGATGGATCTGCCCATCATCATGTCGGAGCTCTATCCAGAGGCTGAGGCGCCGGTCTTTCCCGACGAGGTCAGGAATCTCGCCGTCGAACTCGAAGCGCTCACGATCGCTGACGGGAAGTTCGTCCAGAACGTGTCGAGTATTGAGCGGGCAGCTGACGGGTCACTGCGAGTTCACCTGATCAAGCCCTCCGTCGAGTTCCTGATTCCCGAGGGGACGCCTGTGGTCCGGCTCCGTGAAGCCCAGGCCGCCCTTCGACACGCCATGTCCCAGAACCCAGGCCACGTCCCTGCGGTCATTGATCTACGTTTTTCGGGCCAGGTCGTGGTCCGTCGCGTCCGGTAG